The window AAGTTCTAGTGTGTCAAAATCTGCTATTCTCAATTCTCCAAATGATCTTTCCATAGCCAAACTAATGGCTACACTTTGACCAACAGATAGACCTATTATTCCAATTTTTTTATTTGAAAGGAGATCTTGCTCTTCTTGTGTAATTTTGAACTTATTCCTCACTGTTCTAACAGCTACAAATTCTTCTTCAGGCAATAAATGAACAAGCGTGTTTTTCCATGGGTAAAAAACCCAAACTCCATAGGTAAATTGATCATGTTTTCTGAAAAAATCTTCCACAGCTTCAAAAAGCGATTCAGAAGTCCAACTTATACTCGGGTTTTGAAGTTTGATCAGTTCTGCAACTTGACTTTTTATTTCATCTAAAATTTGTGTTTGTTGATTTTCTTGGAGCTGTCGAATCAAATGCAAATCGCTAGATTCTTTAGGTCTCAAAATCACTGCTTCTTTTTGACTTTTCAAATCAAGTGCTTTTTGGGTGATCATGTAATATTAATGCAGGTGATAGATAAGGGTAAAGTTATATTTTTGTATCAAGAATCATATAAAAAAAGGTAAAAATATTCACAGAAATGAATTTTATTTAGATATTTGGTAGAAAGTGAATTTTAACAAATAATCTCTACCTCAATAAAGTCAAAAAACTCAAAAGTTGCAATTCAGTTTCCAACCATCTAAATTGCAGGAGTTCCCACAAGAATTAGAAATCAATGTCTGAAATTAAAGAGGAAAAAATCAAAATTCTATACGTGGATGATGAAGAAAACAATCTTCAAGCATTCAAAGCATCATTCCGTAGAGACTATAAAGTTTTTATAGCCATATCGGCACAAGAAGCTAGAGAGTTTTTGAAAACTCAAGAAGTAGATATTATCATCACTGACCAAAGAATGCCAGAAGAAACTGGAGTCGATTTCTTAGCCTCAATTATTCCTCTTTATCCAGATCCAATCCGAATTCTTCTTACGGGATATACTGATATACAAGCTGTTATTGATGCTATTAATAAAGGACAAGTTTACCACTACCTTACCAAACCTTGGGAAGAGGATTATTTGAGAACTGTGATTAAAAATGCATTCGAAATTTATTCTTTAAGAAAAGAGAATAAGAAACTTACAGAAGACCTGATCAAATCAAATGATCAATTAGAATTTTTATTAAGACAGAACCTACTTTCTTAATACCTCGCAGCTAAGAGCAATTGAAGTTCTTTATGCGTCATTAAGAATTTCCTAGCCAAATGCGCATTTGTCAAACTTCCTCGATAAGTATAGACACCTTTCATAAACCATTTGTAGTTGAAAATCATCTCTTCAGCCCCTTTCAAATCTGACATTTGAAGCAGAATAGGTGTGAAAATATTACTCAAAGCAACTGAGGCTGTCCTCGAAACTCTTGAAGCTATATTAGGAACGCAATAGTGAATGATATCATGTTTCAAATAAGTTGGTGTAGCATGAGAAGTCATCTCAGCAGTTTCTATGCATCCTCCTTGATCGATACTTACATCAATAATTATACTTCCAGGCATCATCGCTGCGACCATTTCATTGGTAACAACCACTTTATTCTTGCCTTTTTCAGCTCGCAAGGCTCCAATCACGACATCAGCTTCTTTTAATGCTTGAGCTAAAGTAATATTATCTATCGTAGAGGTAAAAACTTGTTGACCAAGTAACTGCTTGATTCTTCTTAACTTGTAAATATGATTGTCAAAAATCTTAATATTGGCACCAAGTCCCAATGCAGTTCTTGCTGCATATTCAGCAACAGTTCCTGCTCCAATTATCACAACTTGAGTAGGTGGCACACCAGTGATTCCACCTAAAATCAATCCTTTACCATCATTTACGCTACTCAAAAATTCTGAAGCAATCAACATCACCGTGCTTCCGGCAATTTCGCTCATTGCCCTTACGACAGGCATACCTCCCACCTTGTCTTCTAAATTCTCAAAAGATACCGCTGTGATTTTCTTTGAATTTAGCGCATGAATGTATTCTGCATTTTGTTTCCCAACTTGAAGAGCTGAAATCAAACAAGCTCCAGGCAACATTTGATTAATTTCCTCAACTGTAGGTGGCTCAACTTTCAAAACCACTTCTGTTTCAAAAGCCTCCTTGGAAGAATAGACTACTTTGGCTCCAGCATCTGAATATTCCTTATCTGTAAACTTTGATTGCTTTCCAGCCTCTGTTTCTACGACAACTTTAAGACCATTATTGGTCAAAAGTCTCACAGCTTCTGGAGTAAGAAGTACACGCTTCTCTTGTTCATCGAGTTCTTTTGGAATTCCAATTACAAAATCACCTTTGGATTTTTTGACTTTTAAGGATGCCTCTTTTGGAAGAATCTCGACAGTTTCGGTGGTATCAACCATGCTGTTCGCCTTTTACAATTTTGGAAATAATCATTTCTCTTTTCCCTTCATTATCTACTTTTATCTCAATTAGCATAAATGTATCAGGAATATACTCTGGAATTTTTTCAGCCCATTCGATCCAACAATACGACCCACTATAGAAATATTCGTCTATACCTATGTCTAAAACTTCCTCTGAATCTTCTATTCTGTAGAAGTCAAAGTGATAAAATTTATCGTTTGAAGGATTGACATATTCATTGACTATTGAAAAGGTGGGACTTGACACAAGATCAATAACCCCAAATTCCTTAGCGATTGACTTTATCAAAGTGGTCTTCCCTGCACCCATTCTTCCCTTAAACACCCAGATTTTTTCAGCTAAACAGACTGCTAAAATCTCTTTAGCGATCTTGGGAATATCACTGAGATGATTACAATAGATTTTTTTCAATATATTAATTATTCTTTGGTATTAGATGGACTATTGGAATTATTATCTCCTCCAATGACACCCCTCCATGCTGGAATGTATCTTTATAATAATTCACGTAATAATTGTAGTTGTTAGGATATGCAAAGAAATAATCTTCCACGGCAAAAACATAACTTGTTGACACATTAAATCTAGGAAGCTTACCATCCTCAGGTTTGCTAATTTCAAAAACTTTACCGCTTTCAAAGTTTAGATTTTTACCTTGTTTGTACCTTAGGTTTGTCGTGACATTTTTATCTCCTATAATTTTATAAGGTTTATTGACTCGTTTTGTACCATGATCCGTAGTCACAATCACCTCAGCGCCCGCAGCACTTATCCGTTTGAATAGTTCAAATAATGAGGAATGTTCGAACCAACTCTTGGTCAGTGACCTGTAAGCAGATTCATCAGGCGCTAATTCCCTAATCATTTTCATGTCTGTTCGTGCATGAGACATCATATCCACAAAATTAAAGACAATCACATTCAAATCATTCGTCAATAAATTATGAAATTGATCCACCAAGCTTCTTCCTTGATAGGCTTGTAAGATTTTATTGTAACTATAGCGAATATTCAGTCTGTTCTTGTGAAGATTCTCAGCTAAAAACTCTTCCTCTTTGTTGTTTTTCCCCTCATCTGTATCCTCTCCTTCCCATAGATCTGGGTGAAACCTAGCCATATCAGATGGCATCAAACCGCTAAAAAGTGCATTTCTAGCAAATGCAGTTGTAGTAGGCAGTATACTATAATAGGTATTGTCTTCCTTGGCATTAAAATATTCATTGACCAAAGGTTCTAAAACTTCCCATTGGTCCAATCTCAAATTATCAATAACAATAAAGAATAAAGGCTTTCCTTCTTTTAAATGGGGAAAAACCTTTTCTTTCATCAAATTTGGAGATAAAATTGGCTTATCTGCTTTAGAATCATTTATCCAATCCAAATAATTATTTTTAATAAATTTACCAAAAGCTGTATTTGCCTCCACTTTTTGAGATTCTAAAATTTCCTGCATGCTTTTGTTTTCGGTCTTGTCGATCTCAAGCTCCCAATAAGTCAGCTTCTTATATATTTCCGTCCACTCCTGATGTGTAGAGGCTTCGCTGCATGCTGTACTGATATTCATAAAATCCTGTCTGTAAGAAAGGTTCGTTTTCTCAGAGATCAGTTGTTTATTTTGAAGAATCTTTTTAACGGATAGTAAAATTTGATTTGGGTTGATCGGTTTGATAAGGTAATCTGCAATTTTTCCACCTATTGCATCATCCATGATATGCTCTTCCTCACTTTTAGTGATCATGACCACAGGAATCTGAGGCTTGATCATTTTAATTTGTTGGAGAGTTTCAAGCCCTGTCATTCCCGGCATCATTTCATCAAGAAAAATCACATCATAATTTTCGTTTTCAACTTGCTCGACAGCATCTATTCCACTATTGACAGTCTTGATATCATAACCCTTTTGTTCCAAAAAAAGTATATGAGGTTTTAATAGATCTATTTCGTCATCAGCCCAAAGGATTTTAAATTTTTGCATAAAATTTGGTTTATTTCTTTTAAAATTATAATTACTTTTGGAACCAATCAAATGTCAGAGACATTGAAAAGCCACAAAATATTAAATGATCCTGTTTATGGATTCATCACAATTCCCAGTGAATTGATTTTTACGATTATTGATCACCCTTACTTTCAAAGGTTAC is drawn from Belliella baltica DSM 15883 and contains these coding sequences:
- a CDS encoding response regulator, producing the protein MSEIKEEKIKILYVDDEENNLQAFKASFRRDYKVFIAISAQEAREFLKTQEVDIIITDQRMPEETGVDFLASIIPLYPDPIRILLTGYTDIQAVIDAINKGQVYHYLTKPWEEDYLRTVIKNAFEIYSLRKENKKLTEDLIKSNDQLEFLLRQNLLS
- a CDS encoding bifunctional response regulator/alkaline phosphatase family protein, which gives rise to MQKFKILWADDEIDLLKPHILFLEQKGYDIKTVNSGIDAVEQVENENYDVIFLDEMMPGMTGLETLQQIKMIKPQIPVVMITKSEEEHIMDDAIGGKIADYLIKPINPNQILLSVKKILQNKQLISEKTNLSYRQDFMNISTACSEASTHQEWTEIYKKLTYWELEIDKTENKSMQEILESQKVEANTAFGKFIKNNYLDWINDSKADKPILSPNLMKEKVFPHLKEGKPLFFIVIDNLRLDQWEVLEPLVNEYFNAKEDNTYYSILPTTTAFARNALFSGLMPSDMARFHPDLWEGEDTDEGKNNKEEEFLAENLHKNRLNIRYSYNKILQAYQGRSLVDQFHNLLTNDLNVIVFNFVDMMSHARTDMKMIRELAPDESAYRSLTKSWFEHSSLFELFKRISAAGAEVIVTTDHGTKRVNKPYKIIGDKNVTTNLRYKQGKNLNFESGKVFEISKPEDGKLPRFNVSTSYVFAVEDYFFAYPNNYNYYVNYYKDTFQHGGVSLEEIIIPIVHLIPKNN
- a CDS encoding alanine dehydrogenase, translated to MVDTTETVEILPKEASLKVKKSKGDFVIGIPKELDEQEKRVLLTPEAVRLLTNNGLKVVVETEAGKQSKFTDKEYSDAGAKVVYSSKEAFETEVVLKVEPPTVEEINQMLPGACLISALQVGKQNAEYIHALNSKKITAVSFENLEDKVGGMPVVRAMSEIAGSTVMLIASEFLSSVNDGKGLILGGITGVPPTQVVIIGAGTVAEYAARTALGLGANIKIFDNHIYKLRRIKQLLGQQVFTSTIDNITLAQALKEADVVIGALRAEKGKNKVVVTNEMVAAMMPGSIIIDVSIDQGGCIETAEMTSHATPTYLKHDIIHYCVPNIASRVSRTASVALSNIFTPILLQMSDLKGAEEMIFNYKWFMKGVYTYRGSLTNAHLARKFLMTHKELQLLLAARY
- a CDS encoding bifunctional tRNA (adenosine(37)-N6)-threonylcarbamoyltransferase complex ATPase subunit type 1 TsaE/phosphotransferase, producing the protein MKKIYCNHLSDIPKIAKEILAVCLAEKIWVFKGRMGAGKTTLIKSIAKEFGVIDLVSSPTFSIVNEYVNPSNDKFYHFDFYRIEDSEEVLDIGIDEYFYSGSYCWIEWAEKIPEYIPDTFMLIEIKVDNEGKREMIISKIVKGEQHG